A section of the Paralichthys olivaceus isolate ysfri-2021 chromosome 16, ASM2471397v2, whole genome shotgun sequence genome encodes:
- the pitrm1 gene encoding presequence protease, mitochondrial, with product MFRQTKALLQKLRSLRLNGRQSAWRLKSTSAERALQYQAGQKIHGFTVREVATVPDLFLTAVKLTHDETGAQYLHAARDDSNNLFSVQLRTTPMDSTGVPHILEHTVLCGSEKYPCRDPFFKMLNRSLSTFMNAFTASDYTMYPFSTQNAKDFQNLLSVYLDAVFFPCLREQDFWQEGWRLENEDPTDPSSPLVFKGVVFNEMKGVFSDNERLYAQHLQNKLYPDHTYSVVSGGEPLVIPDLTWEQLKQFHATHYHPSNARFFTYGDLPLEQHLKQIEEEALSKFQRIDPNTDVPPQPHWSSPREEHVTCSPDALAPDPARQNTLCVSYLLGDITDTFEGFTLSLLSELMISGPNSPFYKALIEPKLGTDFSSVVGYDGSTKEASFSIGLQGMAEEDSERVKQIISQTMEDIIENGFVEERIEALLHKIEIQMKHQSTNFGLSLASYIASSWNHNGDPVQLLQISDSVAKFKQALMENPRFLQDKVKHYFKENTHRLTLSMSPDEAYLDKQAKAEEEKLQRKIQALSDSDRKEIYEKGLELLAAQSKTQDVSCLPALKVCDIEPTISATAVQMSSAGGVPVQFCEQPTNGLVYFRAMCSLNTLPEDLRLYVPLFCSVITRMGSGDLDYRQQAQQMELRTGGMSVSTQVIPDSTQLDMYEQGVLLFSSCLERNLPHMFQLWSDIFNSPHFDDEERLRVLVMRSAQELANGISYSGHMYAMTRAGRHLTPAGDLQETFGGMEQVKFMKRIAEMSDLTQVIRTLPRIKKHLLNPDNMRCAVNTTPQKLSDTAAQLESFIRDVAINRKQRKPVRQNLFEIPLDPLDESGPSRKLICEQNFHPCQMKTFFQMPFPVNFVSEIIRTVPFAHEDYSSLCVLARMMTAKYLHGEIREKGGAYGGGARMGGGGLFTFYSYRDPNSVQTLSAFRKGVDWAKRGQFTQQDIDEAKLSIFSAVDAPVAPADKGSGRFLSGITDEMKQSHRERLFAVTHKNLVDVAERYLSVGRRTCGVSILGPENEMIKKDPSWIVK from the exons ATGTTCCGACAGACGAAGGCGCTGCTGCAGAAACTCCGGAGTCtgcg TCTCAATGGACGGCAGAGTGCTTGGAGGCTGAAGAGCACTTCAGCAGAGAGAGCTCTTCAGTACCAAGCAGGACAGAAAATCCACGGATTCACAGTCAGAGAG GTCGCCACGGTCCCCGACTTGTTTCTGACGGCAGTGAAGCTGACTCATGACGAAACCGGAGCTCAGTACCTTCACGCAGCCAGAGATGACTCCAACAACCTCTTCAGCGTCCAGCTCAGGACGACCCCCATGGACAGCACGGGGGTTCCCCACATCCTGGAGCACACGGTGCTGTGTGGGTCTGAGAAGTATCCCTGCAGAGACCCTTTCTTCAAGATGCTCAACAGGTCTCTGTCCACCTTCATGAACGCCTTCACAG CCAGTGACTACACCATGTATCCGTTCTCAACCCAGAATGCAAAAGACTTCCAGAACCTCCTGTCCGTCTATCTGGACGCTGTGTTCTTCCCTTGTTTACGAGAGCAGGACTTCTG GCAGGAGGGCTGGCGGCTGGAGAACGAAGACCCCACAGATCCCAGCTCCCCTCTGGTGTTTAAAGGAGTGGTGTTCAATGAGATGAAGGGCGTGTTT TCGGACAACGAGCGTCTTTACGCCCAGCATCTTCAGAACAAGCTGTATCCAGACCACACCTACTCTGTGGTGTCAGGGGGAGAACCGCTGGTCATCCCCGACCTCACCTGGGAGCAACTCAAACAGTTCCACGCCACACACTACCACCCCAGCAACGCCAG attcttCACTTACGGAGATTTGCCTTTGGAGCAGCATCTGAAGCAGATTGAAGAGGAGGCTCTGTCCAAGTTCCAGCGCATCGACCCAAACACAGATGTCCCCCCCCAGCCTCACTGGAGCAGCCCT aGAGAGGAGCATGTGACCTGCAGCCCTGATGCTCTGGCACCAGATCCCGCCCGGCAGAACACGCTGTGTGTGAGCTACCTGCTGGGAGA CATCACCGACACGTTTGAGGGATTCACTCTCAGCCTGCTGTCCGAACTGATGATCTCTGGACCAAACTCTCCTTTTTACAAAGCTCTGATCGAACCCAAGTTAGGAACCGACTTCTCCTCTGTTGTCGG ATACGACGGCAGCACCAAAGAGGCGTCGTTCAGCATAGGTCTGCAGGGAATGGCTGAAGAGGACTCGGAGAGGGTGAAACAAATCATCAGCCAAACCATGGAAGACATTATCGA GAACGGCTTCGTGGAGGAGAGAATCGAGGCGCTCCTCCACAAGATCGAGATCCAAATGAAACACCAGTCCACCAACTTCGGTCTGTCGTTAGCTTCG tACATAGCGTCATCGTGGAACCATAACGGTGACCCGGTACAGCTGCTGCAGATCAGCGACAGCGTTGCCAAGTTCAAACAAGCCCTGATGGAAAACCCTCGTTTTTTACaggacaaagtcaaacactactTTAAG GAGAACACTCACAGACTGACCCTGTCCATGAGCCCGGATGAGGCCTACCTGGACAAACAGGCCAAGGCGGAGGAAGAGAAGCTTCAGAGAAAGATCCAGGCTCTGTCCGACAGCGACAGGAAGGAGATCTATGAGAAAG GTCTGGAACTGCTGGCCGCTCAGAGTAAAACCCAGGACGTCTCCTGTCTGCCTGCGCTCAAAGTGTGCGACATCGAGCCGACGATCAGCGCCACCGCGGTTCAGATGAGCTCTGCAG GAGGAGTTCCGGTTCAGTTCTGTGAGCAGCCCACCAATGGTCTGGTTTACTTCAGAGCCATGTGCAGCCTCAACACGCTGCCGGAGGATCTCAGGCTTTACGTCCCGCTCTTCTGCAGCGTTATCACCAG gATGGGCTCTGGAGATCTGGACTACAGGCAACAGGCCCAGCAGATGGAGCTGAGGACCGGAGGCATGTCCGTCTCCACGCAGGTCATCCCTGACTCCACGCAGCTGGACATGTACGAGCAG GGtgtcctcctgttctcctcctgcCTGGAGAGGAACCTCCCTCACATGTTTCAGCTGTGGAGCGACATATTCAACAG TCCCCACTTTGATGACGAGGAGCGTCTGAGGGTGCTGGTGATGAGGTCAGCGCAAGAACTGGCCAATGGGATCTCGTACTCCGGACACATGTATGCGATGACCCGCGCCGGCCGTCACCTGACTCCAGCAGGAGACCTCCAGGAGACGTTTGGAGGGATGGAGCAG GTGAAGTTTATGAAGAGGATTGCTGAGATGTCGGACCTCACCCAAGTCATCAGAACATTACCCAGAATCAAAAAGCATCTGCTCAACCCCGACAACATGAG ATGTGCAGTCAACACAACTCCACAGAAACTGTCTGACACAGCAGCTCAGCTGGAGAGTTTCATCCGGGACGTCGctataaacagaaaacaacgCAAACCTGTCAGACAAAATCTATTTGAG ATTCCTCTCGACCCTCTCGATGAATCTGGGCCGAGCAGGAAACTAATCTGT gaGCAGAATTTCCACCCGTGTCAGATGAAAACCTTCTTCCAGATGCCGTTTCCTGTGAATTTTGTGAGCGAGATCATACGGACGGTGCCGTTCGCCCACGAGGACTATTCCAG tttgtgtgtcttaGCGAGGATGATGACGGCTAAATATCTCCACGGGGAGATTCGAGAGAAAGGCGGAGCCTACGGTGGCGGCGCCAGGATGGGAGGAGGCGGTCTGTTCACCTTTTACTCGTACAG GGACCCCAACTCCGTGCAGACGTTATCTGCATTCCGTAAAGGTGTCGACTGGGCCAAGAGGGGACAGTTCACGCAGCAAGACATCGATGAGGCCAAACTGTCCATCTTCTCCGCTGTGGACGCACCTGTGGCCCCGGCCGACAAAG GATCCGGTCGTTTCCTCAGCGGAATCACAGATGAGATGAAGCAGAGTCACAGAGAAAGACTCTTCGCTGTCACTCACAAAAACTTGGTGGACGTGGCCGAaag